A window of Streptomyces gilvosporeus contains these coding sequences:
- a CDS encoding SSI family serine proteinase inhibitor, whose product MPQARRVSRLAALTAAVLAALAAIGSPAAADRPPRERGLFLTVSGASDTWIRGVRLTCPDTRGTHPHGAAACAALTEVDGNLEALPGEPRPCTKQYNPVTVEAKGDWNGRPVDWHKAFPNACVLDSETGPVFRF is encoded by the coding sequence ATGCCTCAGGCCCGCCGCGTGTCCCGTCTCGCCGCGCTCACCGCCGCCGTGCTCGCCGCGCTGGCCGCCATCGGCAGCCCCGCAGCCGCCGACCGGCCGCCGCGTGAACGTGGCCTGTTTCTGACGGTATCCGGCGCAAGCGACACCTGGATCCGCGGCGTACGGCTCACCTGCCCCGACACCCGCGGCACCCATCCGCACGGCGCGGCCGCCTGCGCGGCGTTGACCGAGGTGGACGGCAATCTGGAGGCGTTGCCCGGGGAGCCGCGCCCGTGCACCAAGCAGTACAACCCGGTGACCGTCGAGGCGAAGGGCGACTGGAACGGCCGTCCGGTGGACTGGCACAAGGCGTTCCCGAACGCCTGCGTCCTGGACTCCGAGACCGGGCCGGTCTTCCGCTTCTGA
- a CDS encoding cytochrome c oxidase assembly protein yields MHDGGHGMDGMNMDLPPFTLARGLEFGGDPFFLVGCLLGLLLYGWAVIRLRRRGDAWPAGRVVAWVLGVLTVALVMCTRLNDYGMAMFSVHMVQHMIISMLSPILLLLGAPVTLALRALPAAGRGRKGPRELLVALLHSRYMRIITHPAFTIPLFIASLYALYFSPLFDFLMESRAGHIAMMVHFLAVGLVFFWPIMGVDPGPHRPGYVMRMLELFAGMPFHAFFGIALMMASEPMVDTFLHPPASLGIEALSDQTAAGGIAWAFSEIPSVVVLIALVFQWYKSEKRQSQRSDRAADRDGDKDLAEYNAYLASLNARGQ; encoded by the coding sequence ATGCATGACGGCGGGCACGGCATGGACGGCATGAACATGGATCTGCCGCCGTTCACGCTGGCGCGGGGGCTGGAGTTCGGTGGTGATCCGTTCTTTCTGGTCGGCTGCCTGCTGGGACTGCTGCTGTACGGCTGGGCGGTGATCCGGCTGCGGCGGCGGGGCGATGCCTGGCCGGCGGGCCGGGTGGTCGCCTGGGTGCTGGGCGTGCTGACGGTGGCTCTGGTGATGTGCACCCGGCTGAACGACTACGGCATGGCGATGTTCAGCGTGCACATGGTGCAGCACATGATCATCAGCATGCTCTCGCCGATCCTGCTGCTGCTCGGGGCGCCGGTCACCCTCGCGCTGCGCGCGCTGCCCGCCGCGGGCCGCGGCCGCAAGGGCCCGCGCGAACTGCTGGTGGCGCTGCTGCACAGCCGGTACATGCGGATCATCACCCACCCCGCCTTCACCATCCCGCTGTTCATCGCGAGCCTCTACGCCCTCTACTTCTCCCCGCTCTTCGACTTCCTGATGGAGTCGCGGGCCGGGCACATCGCGATGATGGTGCACTTCCTCGCCGTCGGCCTGGTCTTCTTCTGGCCGATCATGGGCGTCGACCCGGGCCCGCACCGCCCCGGCTATGTGATGCGGATGCTGGAGCTGTTCGCCGGTATGCCGTTTCACGCCTTCTTCGGCATCGCGCTGATGATGGCCAGCGAGCCGATGGTCGACACGTTCCTCCACCCGCCCGCCTCGCTGGGCATCGAGGCGCTCTCGGACCAGACGGCCGCGGGCGGTATCGCCTGGGCGTTCAGCGAGATCCCGTCCGTCGTGGTGCTGATCGCCCTGGTCTTCCAGTGGTACAAGTCCGAGAAGCGCCAGTCGCAGCGCTCGGACCGGGCCGCGGACCGCGACGGTGACAAGGACCTGGCGGAGTACAACGCGTATCTCGCCTCGCTCAACGCGCGGGGGCAGTGA
- a CDS encoding 6-phosphofructokinase — MRIGVLTSGGDCPGLNAVIRSVVHRATADHGDEVIGFRDGWKGLLECDYRKLDLDAVGGILARGGTILGSSRVQPAHLRDGVERARGHVAELGLDAIIPIGGEGTLKAARLLSDAGLPIVGVPKTIDNDIAVTDVTFGFDTAVGVATEALDRLKTTAESHQRVMIVEVMGRHTGWIALHSGMAAGAHAIVVPERPFDIEELTARVAERFEAGKKFAIVVVAEGAKPREGTMSFDIGGKDIYGHERFAGVARQLSVELENRLGKEARPVILGHVQRGGTPTAYDRVLATRFGWHAVEAAHRGDFGMMTALRGTDITLVPLAEAVESLKTVPAERYDEAECVL; from the coding sequence ATGCGTATTGGTGTCCTCACCTCCGGCGGCGACTGCCCCGGTCTGAACGCCGTCATCCGGTCCGTCGTCCACCGCGCCACCGCCGATCACGGCGATGAGGTGATCGGTTTCCGCGACGGCTGGAAGGGCCTGCTGGAATGCGATTACCGCAAGCTCGACCTGGACGCCGTCGGCGGCATCCTGGCGCGCGGCGGCACGATCCTCGGGTCGTCGCGGGTGCAGCCCGCCCATCTGCGCGACGGTGTCGAGCGGGCCCGCGGCCATGTCGCCGAGCTGGGCCTGGACGCGATCATCCCGATCGGCGGCGAGGGCACGCTCAAGGCGGCGCGGCTGCTGTCGGACGCCGGGCTGCCGATCGTCGGCGTCCCCAAGACCATCGACAACGACATCGCCGTCACGGACGTGACCTTCGGCTTCGATACGGCGGTGGGTGTGGCCACCGAGGCGCTGGACCGCCTGAAGACCACCGCGGAATCGCATCAGCGGGTGATGATCGTCGAGGTGATGGGCCGGCACACCGGCTGGATCGCGCTGCACTCGGGCATGGCGGCCGGTGCGCACGCGATCGTCGTACCCGAGCGGCCCTTCGACATCGAGGAGCTGACCGCGCGGGTCGCCGAGCGGTTCGAGGCCGGCAAGAAGTTCGCGATCGTGGTCGTCGCCGAGGGCGCCAAGCCGCGCGAGGGCACCATGTCCTTCGACATCGGCGGCAAGGACATCTACGGCCACGAGCGGTTCGCCGGGGTCGCCCGGCAGCTGTCCGTCGAGCTGGAGAACCGCCTGGGCAAGGAGGCCCGCCCGGTCATCCTCGGCCATGTCCAGCGCGGCGGTACGCCGACCGCGTACGACCGGGTCCTGGCCACCCGCTTCGGCTGGCACGCCGTCGAGGCCGCGCACCGCGGCGACTTCGGGATGATGACCGCGCTGCGCGGCACCGACATCACGCTCGTACCGCTGGCCGAGGCCGTCGAAAGCCTGAAGACGGTGCCCGCCGAGCGGTACGACGAGGCCGAGTGCGTGCTGTGA
- a CDS encoding type 1 glutamine amidotransferase, which yields MSDNSLRLVWVYPDLLSTYGDQGNVLVVERRARQRGLDVQRLDVRSDQAIPTSGDIYLIGGGEDRPQRLAAERLIRDGGLDRAVSNGAIVFSVCAGYQILGHEFVNDLGEQQQGLGLLDVVSTRGEGARCVGDVLADIDPKLGLPPLTGFENHQGVTHLGATAKPFAKVRFGNGNGVGDGYEGAYNDTVFGTYMHGPVMARNPHIADLLIKLALDVNALPGVEDRWYEALRQERIAAATQPA from the coding sequence ATGAGTGACAACAGCCTGCGCCTGGTGTGGGTCTACCCCGACCTGCTGAGCACCTACGGCGACCAGGGCAATGTGCTGGTGGTGGAGCGGCGGGCGCGCCAGCGCGGTCTGGACGTACAGCGCCTGGACGTCCGTTCCGACCAGGCCATTCCCACCTCCGGCGACATCTATCTGATCGGCGGCGGCGAGGACCGCCCGCAGCGGCTGGCCGCCGAGCGGCTGATCCGCGACGGCGGTCTGGACCGCGCGGTCTCCAACGGCGCGATCGTCTTCTCGGTGTGCGCCGGGTATCAGATCCTGGGCCATGAGTTCGTCAACGACCTCGGCGAACAGCAGCAGGGCCTGGGGCTGCTGGACGTGGTGAGCACCCGCGGCGAGGGCGCCCGCTGCGTCGGCGACGTCCTGGCCGATATCGACCCGAAGCTGGGCCTGCCCCCGCTGACCGGCTTCGAGAACCACCAGGGCGTGACGCATCTGGGCGCGACCGCCAAGCCGTTCGCCAAGGTGCGCTTCGGCAACGGCAACGGCGTGGGCGACGGCTACGAGGGCGCGTACAACGACACCGTCTTCGGCACCTACATGCACGGTCCCGTCATGGCCCGCAATCCGCATATCGCCGATCTGCTGATCAAGCTGGCGCTGGACGTCAATGCGCTGCCCGGTGTGGAGGACCGCTGGTACGAGGCGCTGCGCCAGGAGCGGATCGCCGCCGCGACGCAGCCCGCCTGA
- a CDS encoding Mur ligase family protein: protein MAGNTEPLSPRAKLAVTAGKAAAAVSRAAGRGSGSVIGGRVALKLDPDLLARLARHLDVVLVSATNGKTTTTRLIAEALRASGPVVSNALGANMPAGITSALAGGSDAKFGVIEVDEKYLAGVARDVTPKAIALLNLSRDQLDRAAETRMLAEKWREGLAGSKALIVANADDPLIVWAASSSANVVWVAAGQEWKDDAWSCPSCGGVMQRPGEDWFCGECGFRRPTPSWALSGDHVLDPHGSAWPIKLQLPGRANKANATTSAAVAAAFGVPPQVALERMYGVQAVAGRYDVVSFLERELRLLLAKNPAGWLETFSLIDPPPTPVIMSVNARGADGTDTSWLWDVDYTRLAGHPLFVLGDRKLDLAVRLEVAGLDFHVCDNLDEAVQMAPPGRIEVIANYTAFQDLRRRVGN, encoded by the coding sequence ATGGCAGGCAACACGGAGCCGCTGTCGCCGCGGGCCAAGCTGGCCGTGACGGCAGGCAAGGCCGCGGCGGCGGTATCGCGTGCGGCGGGCCGCGGCAGCGGATCGGTGATCGGTGGCCGGGTGGCGCTCAAGCTCGACCCCGACCTGCTGGCCCGGCTGGCCCGGCACCTGGATGTGGTGCTGGTGTCCGCCACCAACGGCAAGACGACCACCACCCGGCTGATCGCCGAGGCGCTGCGGGCCAGCGGCCCGGTGGTCTCCAACGCGCTCGGCGCCAACATGCCGGCGGGTATCACCTCCGCGCTGGCCGGCGGCTCGGACGCCAAGTTCGGCGTCATCGAGGTCGACGAGAAGTACCTGGCGGGGGTGGCCCGGGATGTCACGCCCAAGGCCATAGCGCTGCTCAACCTCTCGCGCGACCAGCTCGACCGCGCCGCGGAGACCCGGATGCTGGCGGAGAAGTGGCGCGAGGGCCTGGCCGGCTCCAAGGCGCTGATCGTCGCCAACGCCGACGACCCGCTGATCGTCTGGGCGGCCTCGTCGTCGGCGAATGTGGTGTGGGTCGCGGCCGGGCAGGAGTGGAAGGACGACGCCTGGTCCTGCCCCTCGTGCGGCGGCGTGATGCAGCGCCCGGGCGAGGACTGGTTCTGCGGCGAATGCGGTTTCCGCCGTCCGACGCCGAGCTGGGCGCTGTCCGGCGACCACGTACTGGACCCGCACGGCAGCGCCTGGCCGATCAAGCTCCAGCTGCCGGGCCGCGCCAACAAGGCCAACGCCACGACCTCGGCGGCGGTCGCGGCCGCGTTCGGGGTGCCGCCGCAGGTCGCCCTGGAGCGGATGTACGGGGTGCAGGCGGTGGCCGGCCGCTATGACGTGGTCTCCTTCCTGGAGCGGGAGCTGCGGCTGCTGCTGGCGAAGAACCCGGCCGGCTGGCTGGAGACGTTCTCGCTGATCGACCCGCCGCCGACCCCGGTGATCATGTCGGTCAACGCCCGCGGCGCGGACGGCACCGACACCTCCTGGCTGTGGGACGTCGACTACACCCGGCTGGCCGGGCACCCGCTGTTCGTGCTCGGGGACCGCAAGCTGGACCTGGCCGTGCGCCTGGAGGTCGCCGGACTCGACTTCCATGTGTGCGACAACCTCGACGAGGCGGTGCAGATGGCCCCGCCCGGCCGGATCGAGGTCATCGCCAACTACACCGCCTTCCAGGACCTGCGCCGCCGCGTGGGCAACTGA
- the def gene encoding peptide deformylase, translating into MRSRTIPGSTGRPRPMRLLGDPALHAPCREVTAFDAELARLVEDMYATMYAARGVGLAANQIGVPLRVFVYDCPDDEDRRHLGHLINPRLVSVDGPVIRGPEGCLSLPGIEAGTPRHDHAVVEGLSVTGEPRTVTGTGFFARCLQHECDHIDGGLYVDRLTGLRRRRALRAAARAPWAGRTELGG; encoded by the coding sequence ATGCGCTCCCGTACGATCCCCGGCAGCACCGGCCGCCCGCGCCCGATGCGCCTCCTCGGCGACCCGGCCCTGCACGCACCCTGCCGGGAGGTCACCGCCTTCGACGCGGAGCTCGCCCGGCTCGTCGAGGACATGTACGCGACCATGTACGCGGCCCGTGGCGTCGGCCTCGCCGCCAACCAAATCGGCGTCCCGCTACGGGTGTTCGTCTACGACTGCCCCGACGACGAGGACCGCCGTCATCTGGGGCATCTGATCAATCCCCGGTTGGTCTCCGTCGACGGCCCGGTGATCCGCGGGCCCGAAGGATGCCTGTCACTGCCCGGTATCGAGGCCGGCACGCCGCGCCACGACCACGCCGTTGTGGAAGGGCTCAGCGTCACCGGCGAGCCGCGGACCGTGACCGGCACCGGCTTCTTCGCCCGCTGTCTCCAGCATGAGTGCGATCACATCGACGGCGGTCTCTATGTCGACCGCCTCACCGGGCTGCGGCGGCGACGGGCGCTGCGCGCGGCCGCCCGTGCCCCCTGGGCGGGGCGGACCGAGCTGGGCGGCTGA
- a CDS encoding TetR family transcriptional regulator produces the protein MDKTQHSGRRQTATERRRRELLEAAERIVLRDGPDASMNAIAAEAGITKPILYRHFGDKGGLYRALAVRHTDALLDNLRTALDAPVLRRDRVEATLDAYLVAIETRPQVYRFLMHPAEQQGQAESGFDVGRHSAPLLRRLGEELAKVISDRLDLGPEGEERARVWGHGIVGMMHAAGDWWLRERPCSREKLVEHLTDLLWGQLATVKDVAGGSGF, from the coding sequence ATGGACAAGACACAGCACAGCGGCCGACGGCAGACGGCGACCGAGCGCAGACGGCGGGAGCTGCTGGAGGCCGCGGAGCGGATCGTGCTGCGCGACGGCCCGGACGCGTCGATGAACGCCATCGCCGCCGAGGCCGGCATCACCAAACCGATCCTCTACCGGCACTTCGGTGACAAGGGCGGCCTCTACCGCGCCCTGGCCGTACGCCACACCGACGCCCTGCTGGACAATCTGCGCACCGCGCTGGACGCCCCGGTGCTGCGCCGCGACCGGGTCGAGGCCACCCTCGACGCCTATCTGGTCGCGATCGAGACCAGGCCGCAGGTCTACCGCTTCCTGATGCACCCGGCCGAGCAGCAGGGCCAGGCCGAATCGGGGTTCGACGTGGGACGCCACTCGGCGCCGCTGCTGCGCAGGCTCGGCGAGGAGCTGGCGAAGGTGATCTCCGACCGCCTGGACCTGGGGCCCGAGGGCGAGGAACGGGCGCGGGTGTGGGGGCACGGCATCGTCGGCATGATGCATGCGGCCGGCGACTGGTGGCTGCGGGAGCGGCCGTGCTCCCGCGAGAAGCTGGTGGAGCATCTGACGGATCTGCTGTGGGGCCAGCTGGCCACCGTCAAGGATGTGGCCGGCGGCTCCGGCTTCTGA
- a CDS encoding acyl-CoA dehydrogenase family protein gives MAEFTMELNDEQREVRDWIHGFAADVMRPAAAEWDEREETPWPVIQEAAKIGLYSLDFYAQQFFDPTGLGIPMAMEELFWGDAGIALSIVGTGLAAVGVLANGTEEQIGTWVPQMYGDADDVKVAAFCSSEPDAGSDVGSMRTRAVYDEAKDEWVLNGTKTWATNGGIANVHVVVAVVDPELGSKGHASFIVPPNTPGLSQGQKFQKHGIRASHTAEVVLEDVRVPGSCLLGGKEKLDERLARAREKAKEGGERVKNAAMATFEASRPAVGAMAVGTARAAYEEALEYAKTREQFGRPIIDNQGVAFQLADMRTQIDAARLLVWRASWMAVTGKPFTSAEGSMSKLFASEVAKKVTAQAVQILGGNGFTREYPVERMHRDAAIYTIFEGTSEIQRLVIARTLSGMPIR, from the coding sequence ATGGCCGAGTTCACCATGGAGCTCAACGACGAGCAGCGGGAAGTCCGCGACTGGATTCACGGATTCGCCGCGGACGTCATGCGCCCCGCCGCGGCCGAGTGGGACGAGCGCGAGGAGACACCCTGGCCGGTCATCCAGGAGGCCGCCAAGATCGGCCTGTACTCGCTGGACTTCTACGCCCAGCAGTTCTTCGACCCCACGGGCCTGGGCATCCCGATGGCCATGGAGGAGCTCTTCTGGGGCGACGCCGGGATCGCCCTGTCGATCGTCGGCACCGGCCTGGCCGCCGTCGGCGTCCTGGCCAACGGCACCGAGGAGCAGATCGGCACCTGGGTCCCGCAGATGTACGGCGACGCCGATGACGTCAAGGTCGCCGCCTTCTGCTCCTCCGAGCCGGACGCCGGCTCGGACGTCGGCTCGATGCGCACCCGCGCGGTCTACGACGAGGCCAAGGACGAGTGGGTGCTCAACGGCACCAAGACCTGGGCCACCAACGGCGGTATCGCCAACGTCCACGTCGTCGTCGCGGTCGTCGACCCCGAGCTGGGCTCCAAGGGCCACGCCTCCTTCATCGTCCCGCCAAACACCCCCGGCCTCTCCCAGGGCCAGAAGTTCCAGAAGCACGGCATCCGCGCCTCGCACACCGCCGAGGTCGTCCTGGAGGACGTACGGGTCCCCGGCAGCTGCCTGCTCGGCGGCAAGGAGAAGCTCGACGAGCGGCTCGCCCGCGCCCGCGAGAAGGCCAAGGAGGGCGGCGAGAGGGTGAAGAACGCCGCGATGGCCACCTTCGAGGCGTCCCGCCCGGCGGTCGGCGCGATGGCCGTGGGCACCGCGCGCGCCGCGTACGAGGAGGCCCTGGAGTACGCCAAGACCCGCGAGCAGTTCGGCCGCCCGATCATCGACAACCAGGGCGTCGCCTTCCAGCTGGCCGATATGCGCACCCAGATCGACGCCGCCCGCCTCCTGGTGTGGCGCGCCTCCTGGATGGCGGTGACCGGCAAGCCCTTCACCTCGGCCGAGGGCTCCATGTCCAAGCTCTTCGCCAGCGAGGTCGCCAAGAAGGTCACCGCCCAGGCCGTACAGATCCTCGGCGGCAACGGCTTCACCCGCGAATACCCGGTCGAGCGGATGCACCGCGATGCCGCGATCTACACCATTTTCGAGGGCACCAGCGAGATCCAGCGGCTGGTGATCGCCCGGACGCTTTCGGGGATGCCGATTCGCTGA
- a CDS encoding AAA family ATPase, translating to MVIERAYVDLPEGMGAAGEGWPWSVPCVRQLVEEGLAFRAPVTFLVGENGSGKSTLAEALAEGFGLDSYGGSAGYKYASSREVSPLGRRMRFDPTREGRVMVRAPRVRRRGFFLRAETALEALSGERASQRISRHPGEMSHGEGFLLTFRERFLQRGLYVLDEPEAALSFSSCLQLVALMDELGRSGAQVICATHSPLLTALPGAEIVEVGGHGMRSVEWAELGLVDQWRRYLGEPRAYLRHVLDQ from the coding sequence ATGGTGATCGAGCGGGCCTATGTGGATCTTCCGGAGGGGATGGGGGCGGCCGGGGAGGGCTGGCCTTGGAGCGTGCCGTGTGTGCGCCAACTGGTCGAGGAGGGGCTGGCGTTCCGGGCACCGGTGACGTTTCTGGTGGGCGAGAACGGTTCGGGGAAGTCGACGCTGGCCGAGGCGCTGGCGGAGGGGTTCGGGCTGGACTCGTACGGCGGGTCGGCGGGCTACAAGTACGCCAGCTCGCGGGAGGTGTCGCCGCTGGGCCGTCGGATGAGGTTCGATCCCACGCGGGAGGGGCGGGTGATGGTGCGCGCGCCGCGGGTCCGCCGGCGGGGCTTCTTTCTGCGGGCCGAGACGGCGCTGGAGGCGTTGAGCGGCGAGCGGGCGTCGCAGCGGATCTCGCGGCATCCGGGCGAGATGAGTCACGGGGAGGGGTTTTTGCTGACCTTCCGCGAGCGGTTCCTGCAGCGGGGCCTGTATGTGCTGGACGAGCCGGAGGCGGCGCTGTCGTTCTCCTCCTGCCTTCAACTGGTGGCGTTGATGGACGAGTTGGGAAGGTCCGGCGCGCAGGTCATCTGTGCTACGCACTCCCCGTTGCTGACTGCGCTGCCCGGTGCGGAGATCGTCGAGGTCGGTGGGCACGGGATGCGGTCGGTGGAGTGGGCCGAGCTGGGGCTGGTGGACCAGTGGCGGCGGTATCTCGGCGAACCGCGGGCGTATCTGCGGCATGTGCTGGACCAGTGA
- a CDS encoding GNAT family N-acetyltransferase: MPQNPAAHHIPVTTGELTVTAATLDDWQHVVQWAADEEWNPGLDDAARFHPTDPAGFFVGRRGDTTLSSLSIVNYSAQYAFLGYYLVHPDHRGRGLGLATWRAAFPHAGARTVGLDAVPAQQATYRRAGFTPVYDTLRYRGRPTRTGTPAPPEIVAVTDAHLGALTGYDRRCFPADRSAFVHRWLTAPGHTARAYVHDGAIAGYGVIRPARTGHRIGPLFADTPQAAEALFDALTAAVDPAAEVFLDVPGPRHAAHALATAHDLTPRSHTVRMYTGQVPPADHHRTFAVTSLELG; encoded by the coding sequence ATGCCCCAGAACCCCGCAGCGCACCACATACCCGTCACGACAGGCGAACTCACCGTCACCGCGGCCACGTTGGACGACTGGCAGCACGTCGTGCAGTGGGCCGCCGACGAAGAGTGGAACCCGGGCCTCGACGACGCCGCCCGCTTCCACCCCACCGACCCGGCGGGCTTCTTCGTGGGACGCCGCGGCGACACCACGCTCTCGTCGCTGTCGATCGTCAACTACTCGGCCCAGTACGCCTTCCTCGGCTACTACCTCGTCCACCCCGACCACCGCGGTCGGGGCCTGGGCCTCGCCACCTGGCGCGCCGCCTTCCCGCACGCCGGTGCCCGGACCGTCGGCCTGGACGCGGTCCCCGCACAGCAAGCCACCTACCGGCGCGCCGGGTTCACCCCCGTCTACGACACCCTGCGTTACAGAGGCCGTCCCACCCGCACCGGCACACCGGCCCCGCCGGAGATCGTCGCCGTCACCGATGCGCACCTGGGCGCCCTGACCGGCTATGACCGGCGCTGCTTCCCCGCGGACCGGAGCGCCTTCGTCCACCGCTGGCTGACCGCCCCCGGCCACACCGCCCGCGCCTATGTCCACGACGGCGCGATCGCCGGCTACGGGGTGATCCGACCGGCCCGCACCGGACACCGCATCGGCCCGCTCTTCGCCGACACCCCGCAGGCCGCCGAGGCGCTCTTCGACGCCCTCACCGCCGCCGTCGACCCGGCCGCCGAGGTCTTCCTCGACGTCCCCGGCCCCCGGCACGCCGCACACGCCCTGGCCACCGCCCACGACCTGACGCCGCGCTCGCACACCGTCCGGATGTACACCGGGCAGGTGCCACCGGCGGATCACCACCGCACCTTCGCCGTGACGAGCCTCGAACTGGGCTGA
- a CDS encoding amino acid permease — MGYPRKLTRRFRAFDNFAISFTIINIISGIFSSFGFGMNAGGPRILVFGWIGVSVMVLFVGAAMAEIASAYPTSGALYFSAGKLAKRHQAAWSWYTGWLNFVGQVGGTAATNFAAATFIQAFIAMQWPSYRPTPQQTVAITAAVLLVQALANTYTVRLVAVLNRISVWWLLTGMVVIVGALSVIPEHHQSPSFVTHFANNTGFSHAVYGGMLGLLVTSWTFTGFDGSFHMSEETVKATVNAPRGIMRAIAYSALTGLILMLALVYAIRDYAHAASAEAPPVQILLDALGQNTTKFLLLIVIGAMLFCGLANMTSNTRQIFAFSRDGAMPGSRWWHSVSARTRTPVKAVWLAAACPLVLVLPGWWSHTAFTAVVSVNVVGLFLAYAVPIFLRLRLDDFQAGPWNLGRYGKAVAAIAVTWILISNVLFMLPQASPITPTSFNYAPIALALVLVIATVWWFATARRRFQGPVSYGRPDEVAAMDLI, encoded by the coding sequence ATGGGCTACCCGCGGAAACTCACTCGCAGATTCCGTGCGTTCGACAATTTCGCCATTTCCTTCACCATCATCAACATCATTTCCGGCATCTTTTCCTCCTTCGGGTTCGGAATGAACGCCGGCGGCCCGCGGATCCTGGTCTTCGGCTGGATCGGCGTATCGGTGATGGTGCTGTTCGTCGGCGCCGCGATGGCCGAGATCGCCTCCGCCTACCCGACCAGCGGTGCGCTCTACTTCTCGGCCGGCAAGCTGGCCAAACGGCACCAGGCCGCCTGGTCCTGGTACACGGGGTGGCTGAACTTCGTCGGCCAGGTCGGCGGCACCGCGGCAACCAACTTCGCCGCCGCCACCTTCATCCAGGCATTCATCGCGATGCAGTGGCCGTCCTACCGCCCCACGCCGCAGCAGACCGTCGCCATCACCGCTGCCGTCCTCCTCGTCCAGGCGCTGGCGAACACCTACACCGTGCGACTCGTCGCCGTGCTCAACCGGATTTCCGTGTGGTGGCTGCTGACCGGCATGGTGGTCATCGTCGGCGCGCTCTCCGTCATCCCCGAACACCACCAATCGCCCTCGTTCGTCACCCATTTCGCCAACAACACCGGATTCAGCCATGCCGTGTACGGAGGAATGCTGGGCCTGCTCGTCACCAGCTGGACGTTCACCGGATTCGACGGCAGTTTCCATATGTCCGAAGAAACGGTGAAGGCAACCGTCAACGCGCCCAGGGGCATCATGCGGGCGATCGCCTACTCGGCGCTCACCGGCCTCATCCTGATGCTCGCCCTGGTCTATGCGATCCGCGACTATGCGCACGCCGCGAGCGCCGAGGCGCCACCGGTGCAGATTCTCCTCGACGCCCTCGGCCAAAACACCACGAAGTTCCTGTTGTTGATCGTCATCGGCGCCATGCTGTTCTGCGGCCTCGCCAACATGACCAGCAATACCCGGCAGATCTTCGCCTTCTCCCGGGACGGCGCGATGCCCGGCTCCCGTTGGTGGCATTCGGTGTCGGCGCGCACCCGTACGCCGGTCAAGGCGGTCTGGCTCGCCGCGGCCTGCCCCCTCGTGCTGGTGCTCCCCGGCTGGTGGTCGCACACCGCCTTCACCGCGGTGGTCAGCGTCAACGTCGTGGGACTCTTCCTCGCCTACGCCGTGCCGATCTTCCTGCGGCTGCGACTCGACGACTTCCAGGCCGGGCCGTGGAACCTCGGCCGCTACGGCAAGGCCGTCGCGGCGATCGCGGTGACCTGGATCCTGATCAGCAATGTGCTGTTCATGCTGCCCCAGGCGTCCCCGATCACCCCCACCTCGTTCAACTACGCACCCATCGCCCTGGCGCTGGTGCTCGTCATCGCCACCGTCTGGTGGTTCGCCACCGCCCGCAGGCGCTTCCAGGGGCCGGTCAGCTACGGCCGTCCCGACGAGGTCGCGGCCATGGACCTGATCTAG